Proteins encoded together in one bacterium window:
- a CDS encoding divergent polysaccharide deacetylase family protein, with product MIRIVRLVAIAAGLALMSQQPGTGAVHPRVAIVFEHAGASLDDLTPIYAMHQPFGLGIFPHQRYSGRIVRDAIAHGLTPILHLPLEPLRPADLGPVSGIVWTRMSGPDIAGTVEGDLGSVPGVVAVSNHAGSRATADRRVMTAVLDVVKARGLWFEENRTTAHSVATDVARAAGVRTVLITTYLDDPPPGMDAKVRALVATAVRRGWAVAAAHITTGAPQVVARHLGEFRDAGVVFVPITQFVSGGR from the coding sequence GTGATTCGGATCGTCCGTCTCGTTGCGATTGCCGCCGGTCTGGCCTTGATGAGCCAGCAGCCGGGCACCGGCGCGGTCCATCCGCGCGTCGCGATCGTCTTCGAGCACGCCGGCGCGAGTCTCGACGACCTCACGCCGATTTATGCGATGCATCAGCCGTTCGGCCTCGGCATCTTCCCGCACCAGCGGTATTCGGGGCGGATCGTGCGCGACGCGATCGCGCACGGCCTCACGCCGATTCTCCACCTGCCCCTCGAGCCGCTCCGACCGGCCGATCTCGGACCGGTGAGCGGCATCGTCTGGACGCGCATGTCGGGCCCGGACATCGCGGGGACGGTCGAAGGCGACCTCGGCAGCGTCCCGGGCGTCGTCGCGGTGAGCAACCACGCCGGCTCGCGGGCCACCGCCGACCGCCGGGTGATGACCGCCGTGCTCGACGTCGTCAAAGCCCGCGGGTTGTGGTTCGAAGAGAACCGGACGACCGCCCACTCGGTCGCGACCGACGTCGCCCGCGCGGCCGGGGTGCGGACCGTCCTGATCACGACCTACCTCGACGACCCGCCGCCCGGCATGGATGCCAAGGTCCGCGCCCTGGTCGCGACCGCCGTCCGCCGCGGCTGGGCTGTCGCGGCGGCGCACATCACGACCGGAGCCCCCCAGGTCGTGGCGCGCCACCTCGGCGAGTTCCGCGACGCCGGGGTGGTCTTCGTGCCGATCACGCAGTTTGTGAGCGGAGGGCGCTGA